The following are encoded in a window of Oncorhynchus mykiss isolate Arlee chromosome 11, USDA_OmykA_1.1, whole genome shotgun sequence genomic DNA:
- the LOC110536305 gene encoding FYN-binding protein 1: MARFNTGGGSPMEGGVHPKLASHSSLSTSSPLLAKLAALEKSRSGGALTTTNSPATKPVFQKKFETAAREDVGTLFPKPQSFKPRPVETIRDTESSFTIPPLKRPPVNTAFPDNKVKLAPASGSAKPPWVKDSESENTPTLPKLPLALKPKISISSLQSNLDQETPKEHPTPSTPKLRPISMSKFLPLHTQQNSLSRQESEASLPTLNSSKCMSPQPPLTLKPNFLTAQAGARDELVPHEENDDPSAPKKKPLPNVFSLGDPPLKPNRPPHVTLQMFRTEGPELSAAGPPPPLAPHTSSFPAPLTPCLLSNSPAAIIQPNQEDSYDDIGVMNLPSPLPPGGHPNLKIEAELSDEEMYEDLEERWIEQEAKGLKETNEVKGQEKKSDKEEKKRLEQEKKMQKAREKKEQEAKKKYKLSGPIQVIHKAKARVECKGGKTDLPLTQGETIDIIRITDNPEGRWLARNNEGNYGYVRTEAVGIDYDLIKEQKKGPLPNQSEEKPEVYDDVGILDNACSGVKVQQAEDGDIYDDVDGSNQNRFPPPLPKEGDEIYDDVESQSFTAPPPPLNSLPQLTPKGKQEVMDPKKKKKFEKEEKEFRKKFKFEGEIQVLYDVTIDPTLDSKKWGNKDLQLKPGEVIDVIVKPTYGKLIGRNRDGKFGYVSMVNVAQDGGDVYDDIGENCIYDND, translated from the exons ATGGCTCGCTTCAACACAGGAGGAGGCAGCCCCATGGAGGGAGGGGTTCACCCTAAACTGGCATCCCACTCCAGCCTCTCCACTAGTTCCCCTCTCTTAGCCAAGCTAGCTGCCCTGGAGAAGAGCCGATCAGGAGGAGCCCTGACCACCACTAACTCCCCTGCAACTAAGCCTGTGTTTCAGAAGAAATTTGAGACCGCAGCCAGAGAAGATGTAGGAACCTTGTTCCCCAAACCCCAGTCCTTCAAACCCAGGCCTGTGGAGACCATCAGGGACACAGAGTCCTCTTTCACTATACCTCCTCTGAAAAGACCTCCTGTCAACACAGCCTTTCCGGACAACAAGGTCAAACTGGCTCCGGCCTCAGGCTCAGCCAAACCTCCGTGGGTAAAGGACAGTGAGTCAGAAAACACCCCTACACTCCCTAAACTGCCCTTAGCCCTCAAACCAAAGATCTCCATCTCATCACTGCAGTCCAACCTTGACCAAGAGACCCCGAAGGAACATCCAACACCATCCACCCCCAAATTGCGCCCGATCTCCATGTCCAAATTCCTTCCACTCCACACCCAGCAGAACTCCCTCTCTAGACAGGAAAGTGAAGCAAGCCTCCCAACTTTGAACTCTAGCAAATGTATGTCTCCCCAACCTCCTCTCACTCTGAAACCCAACTTCCTGACAGCGCAAGCTGGAGCGAGGGATGAACTGGTCCCTCATGAAGAGAATGATGATCCCTCTGCCCCTAAGAAGAAACCCCTGCCTAATGTGTTTTCTCTGGGGGACCCTCCTCTGAAACCCAACAGGCCTCCCCATGTTACCTTACAGATGTTTAGGACTGAAG GTCCTGAGTTGAGCGCAGCggggcctcctcctcctcttgctcCCCACACCAGCAGTTTCCCTGCACCTCTGACACCCTGcctcctctctaactcccctGCAGCTAT AATCCAGCCCAACCAGGAGGATAGCTATGACGACATTGGGGTCATGAATCTCCCTTCACCCCTTCCCCCTGGAG GACATCCCAACCTAAAAATTGAG GCAGAGTTGAGTGATGAAGAGATGTATGAAGACTTagaggagagatg GATTGAACAGGAGGCTAAAGGATTGAAAGAAACCAACGAAGTGAAAGGGCAAGAGAAGAAGAGCGACAAAGAGGAGAAGAAACGACTAGAGCAGGAGAAGAAAATGCAGAAAGCCAGAGAGAAGAAAGAGCAAGAGGCAAAGAAAAAGTACAAG CTCTCAGGGCCGATTCAGGTGATTCACAAAGCCAAGGCTCGGGTGGAATGTAAAGGAGGAAAGACTGACCTGCCACTAACACAGGGAGAGACTATAGATATCATACGCATCACTGACAACCCAGAGGGACGTTGGCTGGCCAGGAACAATGAGGGAAACT ATGGCTATGTAAGGACTGAGGCAGTGGGCATTGACTATGACCTTATAAAGGAGCAGAAGAAAGGACCCCTACCTAACCAGTCTGAGGAAAAGCCTGAGGTTTATGATGATGTAGGCATCCTGGACAATGCCTgcag TGGGGTCAAGGTCCAACAAG CTGAAGATGGTGATATCTATGATGATGTGGATGGATCAAATCAAAACAG ATTTCCCCCTCCACTACCTAAAGAGGGAG ACGAGATTTATGATGACGTGGAGTCCCAGAGCTTcactgcccctcctcctcctctcaacag TCTCCCTCAGCTGACACCTAAGGGAAAGCAAGAGGTGATGGACcccaagaagaaaaaaaagtttgagaaagaggaaaaggaatTCAGGAAAAAATTCAAG TTTGAAGGGGAGATCCAGGTGTTATATGATGTTACCATAGATCCTACCTTGGACAGTAAGAAATGGGGGAATAAAGACCTACAGTTGAAGCCAGGAGAGGTGATCGATGTCATTGTGAAGCCAACATACGGAAAACTGATTGGCAGGAATAGAGACGGGAAGT TTGGTTATGTGTCCATGGTCAATGTTGCACA GGATGGTGGAGATGTTTATGACGACATAGGAGAAA ACTGCATTTATGACAATGACTGA